A region from the Mesorhizobium sp. J8 genome encodes:
- the trbG gene encoding P-type conjugative transfer protein TrbG gives MSPTSRLVAGTNLSRYLLSVLVSATTLLAGCATPAMKPPTISYDTYVPPLPPAPAASTEQRPKPLRVPPGWAPAQGGAVGQTPAARIENANAAARVEPRREGYYNAIQIYPWSEGALYQVYASPGQITDIALEPGESLTGAGPIAAGDTARWIIGDTESGSGIARRVHVLVKPSRSDITTNLIIATDRRSYMLELRSGAKPYMPAVAWSYPAPKSGLLQTIATMPVIPQLTARNYRYGIAGDSPPWKPVSAYDDGRRVYVEFPRGIVQGEMPPIFVIGPDGEAEITNSRVHQNILIVDRLFGAAELRLGAGKRQQTVRIVRIDRRTDGVGRGPSDRAASTLPNAIRRGVPQP, from the coding sequence ATGAGCCCGACATCGCGTCTTGTTGCCGGCACGAATTTGTCGAGATATCTGCTGTCGGTGCTGGTCTCGGCGACGACGCTGCTTGCGGGTTGCGCCACGCCCGCGATGAAGCCGCCGACGATCAGCTACGATACCTATGTTCCCCCCTTGCCGCCGGCTCCGGCCGCCTCGACCGAGCAAAGGCCGAAGCCTCTTCGCGTGCCACCAGGCTGGGCGCCCGCGCAGGGCGGCGCCGTCGGGCAAACGCCGGCAGCCCGTATCGAGAACGCAAACGCCGCGGCGCGGGTCGAACCGCGCCGCGAAGGCTACTACAACGCGATTCAGATCTACCCGTGGAGCGAGGGAGCGCTCTATCAGGTCTACGCCTCACCTGGCCAGATTACGGACATCGCGCTAGAGCCTGGCGAGAGCCTGACCGGAGCCGGCCCGATCGCGGCCGGTGACACCGCGCGCTGGATCATAGGCGACACCGAAAGCGGGTCCGGCATCGCCCGACGCGTCCACGTCCTGGTGAAACCCTCGCGTTCGGACATCACGACGAACCTCATCATCGCCACCGACCGGCGCAGCTATATGCTTGAGCTACGCTCAGGCGCGAAGCCCTACATGCCCGCCGTTGCCTGGTCCTATCCAGCTCCGAAATCGGGCCTGCTGCAGACGATCGCCACGATGCCGGTCATACCGCAGCTTACGGCGCGAAACTATCGCTACGGCATCGCCGGCGACAGCCCTCCCTGGAAGCCGGTGAGCGCCTACGACGATGGCCGCCGGGTTTACGTCGAGTTTCCGCGCGGCATCGTGCAAGGCGAGATGCCACCGATTTTCGTCATCGGCCCGGACGGCGAGGCTGAAATCACCAACAGCCGCGTCCATCAAAATATCCTCATCGTCGACCGTCTTTTTGGCGCGGCCGAACTGCGTCTTGGCGCCGGCAAGCGGCAGCAGACGGTCAGGATCGTGCGCATCGACAGAAGAACCGATGGGGTGGGGCGAGGCCCAAGCGATCGCGCCGCGTCGACGCTGCCGAACGCAATACGCAGGGGAGTGCCGCAGCCATGA
- the trbE gene encoding conjugal transfer protein TrbE codes for MMSLAEYRRTAARLADFLPWAALVAPGVVLNKDGSFQRTASFRGPDLDSAVAAELVAVASRINNALRRLGSGWSIFVEAQRHEAASYPESQFPNAASGLLDAERKADFDEEGVHFVSSYFLTFLFLPPPEDATRAEGWLYEGRDQSRADPGEMVRAFVDRTERVLSLLDGFMPECHWLDDGQTLTYLHSTISTKRHSVRVPETPIYLDALLADEPLAGGLEPRLGGKHLRVLTILGFPTATTPGLLDDLNRLAFPYRWSTRAILLDKVDAVRLLSRIRRQWFAKRKSIATILKEVMTNEASALLDTDATNKAADADTALQELGADIAGMAYVTATVAIWDSDPRVADEKLRLVEKVIQGRDFTAIVETVNAVDAWLGSLPGHAYANVRQPPISTLNLAHMIPLSAVWAGPERDEHLVGPPLLYGKTEGSTPFRLVLHVGDVGHTLVVGPTGVGKSVLLALMALQFCRYRNAQIFAFDFGGSIRAATLAMGGDWHDLGGHLTEGVDASVSMQPLARIHDTYERAWAADWIVAILTREGIQITPEAKEHIWAALTSLASAPVEERTMTGLSVLLQASDLKQALRPYCVGGPNGRLLDAEAEQLGQASVQAFEIEGLVGTQAAPAVLSYLFHRIGDRLDGRPTLLIIDEGWLALDDDAFAGQLREWLKTLRKKNASVVFATQSLSDIDKSAIAPAIIESCPTRLLLPNERAIEPQITAIYRRFGLNDRQIEILARATPKRDYYCQSRRGNRLFELGLSEVGLALCAASSKSDQALIGSIIAEHGRDGFLSAWLRARDLGWAADLVPNLTVPEPEKDSKP; via the coding sequence ATGATGAGCCTTGCCGAATACCGCCGGACTGCTGCCCGCCTTGCCGACTTCCTGCCTTGGGCGGCACTCGTCGCCCCCGGGGTCGTGCTCAACAAGGACGGCAGCTTTCAGCGAACCGCCAGCTTTCGCGGACCCGATCTCGACTCCGCCGTAGCGGCGGAACTTGTCGCAGTGGCATCGCGCATCAACAATGCCCTTCGTCGTCTCGGCTCGGGCTGGAGCATCTTCGTTGAAGCGCAGCGCCACGAAGCGGCTTCCTATCCCGAAAGCCAGTTTCCCAATGCGGCCTCCGGCCTGCTCGATGCCGAGCGCAAAGCCGACTTCGACGAGGAGGGGGTTCATTTCGTATCGAGCTACTTTCTCACATTCCTGTTCCTGCCGCCGCCCGAGGACGCCACGCGCGCCGAAGGCTGGCTCTATGAGGGCCGCGACCAGTCGCGCGCGGATCCGGGCGAGATGGTCCGCGCCTTTGTCGACCGGACCGAGCGTGTGCTGTCCCTGCTCGATGGGTTCATGCCTGAATGCCACTGGCTCGACGACGGCCAAACGCTGACCTACCTACATTCCACCATCTCGACCAAGCGTCACTCGGTGCGCGTCCCCGAGACCCCGATCTACCTCGATGCGCTGCTGGCGGACGAGCCGCTCGCCGGCGGGCTCGAACCGCGGCTTGGCGGCAAGCATCTTCGCGTGCTCACCATCCTCGGCTTCCCGACCGCGACGACACCTGGCCTGCTTGACGACCTCAACAGGCTGGCCTTCCCGTACCGCTGGTCGACCCGCGCAATCCTGCTCGACAAGGTCGACGCGGTCCGCCTTCTGAGCCGGATACGGCGGCAATGGTTCGCCAAGCGCAAGAGCATCGCCACGATCCTGAAGGAGGTGATGACCAACGAGGCATCGGCACTCCTCGACACCGATGCCACAAACAAGGCGGCCGACGCCGACACGGCGTTGCAGGAGCTCGGCGCCGACATAGCGGGCATGGCCTATGTCACCGCGACCGTCGCCATATGGGATAGCGACCCGCGCGTGGCCGACGAGAAATTGCGGCTCGTCGAGAAGGTCATCCAGGGCCGCGACTTCACGGCCATTGTCGAGACCGTCAACGCCGTCGATGCCTGGCTCGGGTCGTTGCCCGGACACGCCTATGCCAATGTCCGCCAGCCGCCTATCTCGACGCTCAATCTCGCCCACATGATCCCCCTTTCTGCCGTGTGGGCGGGGCCGGAACGGGACGAGCATCTGGTCGGTCCTCCCTTGCTTTACGGCAAGACCGAAGGCTCGACCCCGTTCCGGTTGGTCCTTCATGTGGGCGATGTCGGTCACACGCTAGTCGTCGGCCCGACCGGCGTCGGCAAATCGGTGCTGCTGGCGTTGATGGCGCTGCAATTCTGCCGCTACCGCAACGCGCAGATCTTCGCCTTTGACTTCGGCGGTTCGATCCGCGCGGCGACGCTCGCCATGGGCGGCGACTGGCACGATCTCGGCGGTCATCTCACCGAGGGCGTGGACGCGTCCGTTTCGATGCAGCCGCTCGCCCGCATTCACGACACGTACGAGCGCGCCTGGGCGGCTGACTGGATCGTCGCGATCCTGACGCGCGAGGGCATTCAGATCACGCCGGAGGCAAAGGAGCATATCTGGGCGGCGCTGACCTCGCTTGCCTCGGCCCCGGTCGAGGAACGCACCATGACCGGGCTAAGCGTGCTTCTGCAGGCCAGCGACCTGAAACAGGCGCTTCGTCCTTACTGTGTTGGTGGCCCGAATGGGCGGCTGCTCGACGCAGAGGCCGAACAGCTCGGTCAGGCGTCCGTGCAGGCGTTCGAAATCGAAGGTCTGGTGGGCACGCAGGCCGCCCCGGCCGTCCTTTCCTATCTGTTTCATCGCATCGGCGACCGCCTTGATGGTCGTCCGACCCTGCTCATCATCGACGAAGGCTGGCTTGCTCTCGACGATGATGCGTTCGCCGGGCAGTTGCGCGAATGGCTGAAGACGCTCCGCAAGAAGAACGCCAGCGTCGTGTTCGCCACCCAGTCCCTCTCCGACATCGACAAGTCGGCGATCGCGCCGGCGATCATCGAAAGCTGTCCAACCCGGCTGCTGCTGCCCAATGAACGCGCGATCGAGCCGCAAATCACCGCCATCTATCGCCGCTTCGGCCTGAACGACCGCCAGATCGAGATCCTGGCGCGAGCCACACCCAAGCGCGACTATTACTGCCAGTCCCGTCGCGGCAACCGTCTCTTCGAGCTCGGCCTGTCAGAGGTCGGGCTTGCGCTTTGCGCCGCGTCCTCGAAGAGCGATCAGGCCCTGATCGGCAGCATCATCGCCGAGCATGGCCGCGACGGGTTCCTGTCGGCCTGGCTGCGTGCCCGCGACCTCGGCTGGGCCGCCGACCTCGTTCCCAACCTCACCGTTCCCGAACCTGAAAAGGATTCCAAACCATGA
- the trbK-alt gene encoding putative entry exclusion protein TrbK-alt, which yields MDGKNLVRILAVVFVAAAVTATALEMSRKDHRTVGEGSLTGTPSVPNPLRDGLHRCQILGEAALREEGCTRLWAEQRERFLGLEKPPRDSTIEPAASRSPDPALHEVR from the coding sequence ATGGACGGCAAAAACCTCGTTCGCATCCTGGCCGTCGTCTTCGTAGCCGCCGCCGTGACGGCGACGGCGCTCGAGATGAGCCGAAAGGACCACAGGACGGTGGGAGAGGGATCGCTCACAGGGACGCCCTCCGTGCCTAATCCGCTCCGCGATGGCCTGCACCGTTGCCAGATCCTCGGCGAGGCTGCCCTGCGTGAGGAAGGATGCACGCGGCTGTGGGCCGAACAGCGTGAGCGCTTCCTCGGTCTCGAAAAGCCCCCGCGGGATTCGACAATCGAGCCCGCCGCTTCGCGCTCGCCAGATCCAGCGTTGCACGAGGTCCGCTAG
- a CDS encoding polymerase yields the protein MRLGEIIANTFTAVLLVGGLAVVFLIAGRPLFPRRQARMVVLLPADPDKTASIRDKRQQLPAYFNLALAPRKPTALR from the coding sequence ATGCGGCTGGGCGAGATCATTGCAAATACGTTCACTGCTGTGTTGCTGGTAGGCGGCCTCGCCGTGGTTTTCCTGATTGCCGGCAGACCGCTCTTTCCGAGGCGCCAAGCACGAATGGTCGTCCTCCTGCCAGCCGATCCGGACAAGACGGCTTCGATCCGCGACAAGCGCCAGCAACTGCCAGCCTATTTCAATCTTGCGCTTGCACCAAGAAAACCAACGGCATTGCGATAG
- the trbL gene encoding P-type conjugative transfer protein TrbL yields MGNTGVIDQFLATFTRYIDSGFGLLGGEVAFVATTLIVIDVTLAALFWSWGADDDILARLIKKTLFVGVFAYLISNWNGLARIVFESFSGLGLKASGTGFSAQDLLHPGKVAQTGLDAGRPLLEAISGLMGYISFFENFIQIACLLFAWALVLLAFFILAVQLFVTLIEFKLATLAGFVLIPFGLFGKTAFMAERVLGNVISSGIKVLVLAVVIGIGSTLFGEFTQGFGGENPTIDQAMAIVLAALSLLGLGIFGPGIANGLVAGGPQLGAGAAVGTGLAAGGIAVAGYGAANLATRGGTAAFAGATSAARGATSLVGGGSAAYRLGAAGQSGAAGVASGLGGIARAGASAAASPLRRAAASTARSLGSSFATGARSAAEITGGSSTMGTLGGVTASTADASSAGKPSSAQGQPEWARRLHRSQRLAHAAQTAAHAVRAGDSHGGGASISLSEGK; encoded by the coding sequence ATGGGCAATACCGGCGTCATCGACCAGTTCCTGGCCACCTTCACCCGCTATATCGACAGCGGCTTCGGCCTGCTCGGCGGCGAGGTCGCCTTCGTCGCCACCACGCTGATTGTCATCGACGTGACGCTTGCCGCGCTTTTCTGGAGCTGGGGCGCCGATGACGACATCCTTGCGCGGCTCATCAAGAAGACGCTCTTCGTCGGTGTCTTCGCCTATCTGATTTCCAACTGGAACGGTCTCGCCCGGATCGTCTTCGAGAGTTTCTCCGGTCTTGGCCTCAAGGCGAGTGGAACCGGATTTTCGGCACAGGACCTCTTGCACCCTGGCAAGGTGGCGCAAACCGGTCTCGACGCCGGACGACCATTGCTCGAGGCGATCTCCGGCTTGATGGGCTACATCTCCTTCTTTGAAAACTTCATCCAGATCGCCTGCCTGCTCTTTGCCTGGGCGCTCGTCCTGCTCGCCTTCTTCATCCTGGCGGTGCAGCTCTTTGTGACGCTGATCGAGTTCAAGCTGGCGACGCTGGCAGGCTTCGTGCTGATCCCCTTCGGCCTGTTCGGCAAGACGGCCTTCATGGCCGAACGTGTGCTCGGCAACGTCATCTCGTCCGGCATCAAGGTTCTGGTGCTTGCCGTGGTCATCGGCATCGGATCGACGCTCTTCGGGGAATTCACCCAAGGCTTCGGCGGCGAGAACCCCACCATCGACCAGGCCATGGCCATCGTGCTGGCGGCGCTGTCGCTGCTTGGCCTCGGCATCTTCGGTCCCGGCATCGCCAACGGGCTCGTCGCGGGTGGACCGCAGCTCGGCGCCGGTGCGGCGGTGGGGACCGGCCTTGCCGCGGGCGGCATCGCAGTTGCAGGCTACGGAGCAGCCAACCTCGCGACGCGAGGCGGGACAGCCGCATTCGCGGGGGCGACGTCCGCCGCGCGTGGCGCGACATCACTCGTCGGTGGCGGTTCGGCCGCTTACAGGCTTGGCGCCGCCGGTCAATCTGGGGCGGCAGGCGTCGCCTCCGGCCTCGGCGGCATTGCGCGCGCTGGCGCTTCGGCGGCAGCCTCCCCGCTCAGGCGCGCCGCCGCAAGCACCGCCCGATCGCTTGGCTCGAGCTTCGCCACCGGCGCCCGTTCGGCCGCTGAAATCACTGGCGGTTCGTCGACCATGGGAACGCTAGGCGGCGTCACGGCGTCAACGGCGGACGCATCCAGCGCGGGCAAGCCATCCAGCGCTCAGGGACAGCCCGAATGGGCCAGACGGCTGCATCGCTCCCAACGCCTCGCCCACGCTGCCCAGACCGCCGCCCACGCCGTGCGCGCCGGTGACAGCCATGGCGGGGGAGCATCGATTTCTCTTTCTGAAGGCAAATGA
- the trbF gene encoding conjugal transfer protein TrbF has product MNIFRRPAVHYGKSPRPETPYQKAQQIWDERIGSARVQARNWRAMAFGSLILSAGLATSLVWQSGRGTVVPWVVQVDKLGQAQAIAPATADYKPTDPQIAWHLARFVEQVRSIPADPIILRQDWLRAYDWTTDQGAAALNDYARAANPFSKVGKQQVAVDISSVIRASPGSFRVAWIEHHYENGQLSGTERWTAILTIVTQMPSDAERLRANPLGIYVNAINWSREMSQ; this is encoded by the coding sequence ATGAACATCTTCAGACGCCCCGCCGTCCACTATGGCAAGAGCCCTCGACCGGAAACCCCCTATCAGAAGGCGCAGCAGATCTGGGATGAACGCATCGGCTCCGCACGCGTGCAGGCACGCAACTGGCGCGCCATGGCGTTCGGGTCGCTCATCCTGTCGGCGGGGCTCGCCACTTCGCTGGTCTGGCAGTCGGGCCGCGGCACGGTCGTCCCCTGGGTCGTGCAGGTCGACAAGCTAGGCCAGGCTCAAGCGATCGCGCCCGCAACCGCCGACTATAAGCCGACCGATCCACAGATCGCGTGGCATCTTGCCCGCTTTGTCGAGCAGGTACGCTCGATCCCCGCCGATCCGATCATCCTGCGCCAGGACTGGCTGCGCGCCTATGATTGGACCACCGACCAGGGTGCTGCGGCGCTCAACGACTATGCGCGCGCTGCGAATCCTTTCTCCAAGGTCGGCAAGCAGCAGGTCGCGGTCGACATTTCGTCGGTCATCAGAGCCTCGCCGGGCTCCTTTCGTGTCGCCTGGATCGAGCACCACTATGAAAACGGTCAGCTTTCAGGCACCGAGCGCTGGACCGCGATCCTGACGATCGTGACGCAGATGCCAAGCGACGCCGAACGGCTTCGCGCCAATCCGCTTGGCATCTACGTCAACGCCATCAACTGGTCGCGGGAGATGAGCCAATGA
- a CDS encoding NADP-dependent oxidoreductase — MKAIVVTDQTAGTAGMKLLERPEPRAAINDVVVQVHAAGFVNTELEWPSTWADRAFRDRTPSILGHELAGVVTALGYGTTGLSIGQRVFGLSDWHRDGTLAEYVAMEARNLAPLPGDVDFAVGASLPISGLTAWQGLFQHGRLQAGQSVLAHGAAGAVGSVVTQLAREAGAYVIGTGRAADRQKALDFGANEFVDLGNDTLEDIGCVDLVFDVIGGDIQKRSAALIRAGGTLVTVVGPTDVRPADGLTIDFVVEADRVQLDEIVQRVRGGRLRTNIGKVSALEEAVATFNARERHTGKTIIRVRPQKLGTQAES, encoded by the coding sequence ATGAAAGCAATCGTTGTAACGGACCAGACTGCGGGAACGGCCGGAATGAAGCTTTTGGAGCGGCCCGAACCACGGGCAGCGATAAACGACGTCGTCGTTCAGGTTCATGCGGCGGGATTCGTCAACACCGAACTGGAATGGCCTTCGACTTGGGCGGATCGGGCCTTTCGCGACCGGACGCCATCGATCCTTGGCCATGAACTGGCAGGCGTGGTCACCGCGCTGGGCTACGGCACCACGGGGCTGTCGATCGGTCAGCGGGTGTTCGGCCTGTCGGACTGGCATCGCGACGGCACGCTTGCCGAGTACGTCGCCATGGAAGCCCGCAATCTCGCGCCATTGCCGGGCGATGTCGACTTCGCCGTGGGCGCGAGCCTGCCGATCTCGGGCCTCACCGCATGGCAGGGCCTATTCCAGCATGGCCGCCTTCAGGCAGGACAGTCCGTGCTCGCGCATGGCGCAGCGGGCGCCGTCGGCTCGGTGGTGACGCAGCTTGCGCGGGAAGCCGGTGCCTATGTCATCGGCACCGGACGCGCCGCCGACCGCCAGAAGGCGCTCGACTTCGGTGCGAATGAATTCGTCGACCTCGGGAACGACACTCTGGAGGATATCGGCTGCGTCGACCTGGTATTCGATGTCATCGGCGGCGACATTCAGAAGCGGTCCGCGGCGCTGATCCGGGCCGGAGGAACGCTGGTGACAGTCGTCGGACCGACGGACGTTCGACCCGCCGACGGCCTGACGATCGACTTCGTCGTCGAGGCCGATCGTGTCCAGCTGGATGAGATCGTCCAGCGAGTGCGGGGCGGACGTCTGCGGACGAATATCGGCAAGGTTTCGGCCCTGGAGGAGGCCGTTGCAACCTTCAACGCAAGGGAGCGGCACACCGGCAAGACGATCATCCGCGTTCGTCCGCAAAAGCTTGGGACGCAGGCCGAATCCTGA
- a CDS encoding DUF2274 domain-containing protein, translating to MAKLKLATIADDKPVKITVELPAPLHRDLVKYAEILGRETGRPSADPSRLIAPMLERFIATDRGFAKAKKEQA from the coding sequence ATGGCCAAGTTGAAGCTCGCAACGATTGCCGACGACAAGCCAGTGAAGATTACGGTGGAACTGCCGGCGCCCCTGCATCGCGATCTGGTGAAATACGCAGAGATCCTCGGGCGCGAGACCGGGCGGCCTTCTGCCGATCCATCGCGCTTGATCGCACCGATGCTTGAACGGTTCATCGCAACCGACCGCGGCTTCGCGAAAGCAAAGAAGGAGCAGGCTTGA
- a CDS encoding cation:proton antiporter: MDELSIPTLGLILLTASLVAMISRRLHLPYSVGLVAAGIALGFVPGATELPLSRDLIFTVFLPPLIFQAALEIEWRHFRVNLPVTALLAFPGVAIAAAVVALGMHWLLGWSWTGASLFGVLIAATDPVSVLAAFKEMKVQPRLGLLVESESLLNDGAAAVGFAILVAVASGASATPLAIASSFVWIVAGGIAIGAAVAAVLLLIAGRTEDHLVEITLTTIAAYGSFLIAEKFGMSGVLATLTSGLLVGNVGWKGAISANARSHVLAFWAYAAFLANSIVFILIGGHEAHQPLGIFAGSSAVAVALVLLGRVLAIYPLCALLKPTSLKVDLNYQHVLVWGGLRGSLALALSLALPQDIAERGAIIVTAFAAVAFSIFVQGLTMPWFIKKLGLTAEQKA; encoded by the coding sequence ATGGACGAACTCTCCATTCCCACGCTCGGGCTTATACTCCTGACGGCCTCGCTCGTCGCGATGATCTCGAGGCGGCTGCACCTTCCCTACAGCGTCGGGCTGGTAGCTGCCGGCATAGCGCTGGGCTTTGTCCCGGGTGCTACCGAACTGCCACTCAGCCGGGACTTGATCTTCACGGTATTTCTGCCTCCGCTGATTTTCCAGGCGGCCCTTGAAATCGAATGGCGTCATTTCCGCGTCAACCTGCCGGTGACTGCTTTGCTTGCCTTTCCGGGGGTGGCGATCGCTGCGGCTGTTGTAGCACTCGGGATGCATTGGCTGCTCGGATGGAGCTGGACTGGCGCAAGCCTCTTCGGCGTGCTGATCGCGGCGACGGATCCGGTTTCCGTGTTGGCTGCCTTCAAGGAGATGAAGGTGCAGCCGCGGCTTGGGCTTCTGGTCGAATCCGAAAGCCTGCTCAACGACGGCGCGGCGGCCGTCGGCTTCGCCATCCTGGTCGCGGTGGCATCAGGCGCAAGCGCCACGCCACTGGCCATCGCCTCTTCCTTCGTCTGGATTGTCGCCGGCGGCATCGCGATCGGCGCGGCCGTCGCAGCGGTGCTTCTTCTCATCGCGGGGCGGACGGAGGACCATCTGGTGGAAATCACGCTGACGACGATCGCAGCCTACGGGTCATTTCTAATCGCCGAGAAATTCGGCATGTCAGGCGTTCTTGCGACGCTCACCTCCGGCCTTCTGGTTGGCAATGTGGGCTGGAAAGGCGCGATATCCGCCAACGCGCGAAGCCACGTGCTGGCATTCTGGGCCTATGCCGCCTTCCTCGCCAACTCGATCGTGTTCATCCTGATCGGCGGCCATGAGGCGCACCAGCCGCTCGGGATTTTTGCGGGTAGCTCGGCGGTCGCCGTAGCACTCGTACTGCTCGGCCGGGTACTGGCCATCTATCCGCTCTGCGCCCTGCTCAAGCCGACTTCGCTGAAGGTGGATCTCAACTACCAGCACGTCCTCGTTTGGGGCGGCCTGCGCGGCTCACTCGCGCTTGCGCTGTCCCTTGCCCTGCCGCAGGACATAGCTGAGCGTGGCGCGATCATCGTCACGGCGTTTGCCGCGGTGGCGTTCTCGATCTTTGTCCAGGGCCTGACAATGCCATGGTTTATCAAGAAGCTGGGACTGACGGCCGAGCAAAAAGCGTAA
- the trbJ gene encoding P-type conjugative transfer protein TrbJ, whose amino-acid sequence MTVRQSRRRVLLVVAATLATPIAPMMTAPAHALIVFDPSNYSQNVLTAARSLQQITNQITSLQNQAQMLINQTRNLASLPLSSLQQLQQSVQRTQQLLDEAQNIAFDVQQVDKAFQQQYSSVSLSASDQQLVMDARSRWQNTVGGLQDAMRVQAGVVANIDTGRAQMSALVGASQSAIGALQATQAGNQLLALQGQQLADLTALVAANGRAQALTDAERAAAADQGREQRRRFLAPGSGYQAGSVQMFNR is encoded by the coding sequence ATGACTGTTCGTCAAAGCCGCCGGCGCGTCCTTCTTGTGGTCGCGGCGACGCTCGCCACGCCGATCGCGCCAATGATGACTGCGCCAGCCCATGCCCTGATCGTGTTTGATCCATCGAACTATTCACAGAATGTACTGACGGCCGCGCGCTCGCTGCAGCAGATCACGAACCAGATCACCTCGCTTCAGAACCAGGCTCAGATGCTGATCAATCAGACGCGCAACCTGGCGAGCCTGCCATTGTCTTCGCTGCAGCAGCTGCAACAGTCGGTGCAGCGCACGCAACAGCTTCTCGACGAAGCACAAAACATCGCCTTCGACGTGCAGCAGGTCGACAAGGCATTTCAGCAGCAATACAGCAGCGTCTCGCTCTCTGCTTCCGACCAGCAACTCGTCATGGATGCGCGCTCGCGCTGGCAAAACACGGTCGGCGGCCTCCAGGACGCAATGCGCGTCCAGGCGGGCGTGGTCGCAAACATCGACACCGGTCGCGCGCAGATGTCGGCATTGGTCGGCGCCAGCCAGTCGGCGATCGGCGCGCTGCAGGCGACGCAGGCCGGCAACCAGCTGCTTGCGCTTCAGGGCCAGCAGCTTGCGGACCTGACCGCCCTGGTGGCCGCCAACGGTCGTGCCCAGGCACTGACTGACGCCGAACGTGCCGCGGCGGCCGACCAGGGACGCGAGCAACGGCGGCGCTTCCTGGCGCCTGGCTCCGGCTACCAGGCAGGCTCTGTCCAGATGTTCAACCGCTGA
- a CDS encoding TrbI/VirB10 family protein, producing the protein MNERNMAVERMRLRPEPPRVTRLSRKMLAGIGFVASLGIGGALIYALQDANTFKQGEELYPTSNRPPADGLARLPRDYAGPILGPPLPGDLGRPILDAQNKGQAIVPPSIPSPSIDEAEQRRRAEEEAARTSRVFFQTAPRDPRTAEASAPAIADLASQNAAPNAQDRQLSFLSAAADRRTVAPDHVTPPVSPYVLQAGAVIPAALITGIRSDLPGQISAQVTENVYDSPTGRSLLIPQGTRIVGQYDSGIGSGQRRVLLVWNRLIFPDGRSIVLERQPGADPQGYAGLEDAVDYHWGELFKAAALSTVLSVGAQAGSSDRDSDIVRALRGGASDSVSQVGQQVVQRQLAVAPTLTIRPGFPVRVLVTRDLALEPYGG; encoded by the coding sequence ATGAACGAGAGGAATATGGCCGTCGAACGCATGCGGCTTCGCCCCGAACCGCCGCGTGTGACGCGTCTGTCGCGCAAAATGCTCGCGGGTATAGGCTTCGTCGCCTCGCTCGGTATAGGCGGCGCGCTGATTTACGCTCTGCAGGACGCCAACACGTTCAAGCAGGGCGAGGAGCTCTACCCCACCTCCAATCGGCCGCCGGCCGACGGACTGGCAAGACTGCCGCGCGACTACGCCGGCCCGATCCTTGGGCCGCCGCTGCCCGGCGATCTCGGCAGGCCGATCCTCGATGCTCAAAACAAGGGGCAGGCCATCGTGCCCCCCTCAATCCCAAGCCCCTCGATTGACGAAGCCGAGCAGCGCCGGCGAGCCGAAGAGGAAGCGGCCAGAACCTCGCGTGTCTTCTTCCAGACAGCGCCACGAGATCCCAGGACCGCCGAAGCGTCCGCCCCTGCTATTGCCGATCTCGCCAGTCAGAACGCTGCGCCAAATGCGCAGGATCGCCAGCTTTCCTTCCTGTCCGCCGCCGCTGACCGGCGGACGGTGGCCCCGGATCACGTCACGCCTCCTGTGTCGCCCTATGTGCTGCAAGCCGGTGCCGTGATCCCAGCCGCGCTCATTACGGGCATCCGGTCGGACCTTCCCGGGCAGATCAGCGCTCAGGTGACCGAAAATGTCTATGACAGTCCCACCGGCCGCTCGCTGCTCATCCCGCAAGGCACTCGCATTGTTGGGCAATACGATAGCGGGATTGGTTCCGGGCAGCGCCGCGTGCTGCTTGTCTGGAACAGGCTGATCTTTCCCGACGGACGCTCCATCGTGCTGGAGCGGCAGCCTGGCGCGGACCCTCAGGGCTATGCCGGCCTGGAGGATGCCGTCGACTATCACTGGGGCGAGCTCTTCAAGGCCGCGGCGTTGTCGACCGTTCTGAGCGTTGGCGCGCAGGCCGGTTCTTCCGATCGGGACAGCGATATCGTGCGTGCCCTGCGAGGCGGTGCCTCCGATAGCGTCAGCCAGGTAGGCCAACAGGTCGTTCAGCGCCAACTCGCTGTCGCGCCGACGCTCACGATCCGGCCCGGGTTTCCCGTTCGCGTCCTCGTCACCCGCGACCTTGCCCTTGAACCATACGGAGGTTGA